The proteins below are encoded in one region of Streptomyces roseirectus:
- a CDS encoding amidohydrolase family protein, producing MNAPVLVDAHHHLWDLARRPQPWLDDPGMAPIRRTFTADDLRGAATRPVAGRRLRATVAVQCVADVDETRDLLALAEREPLIGAVVGWADLTSPAVGDVLDELIAGPGGGRLRSLRHLVQGESDPRWLQRPDVERGLRALERRGLGYDVLVRDHQLDQAVLLAERFPDLPQVLDHAGKPAVARRDLADWERRIRLLAGHPHVVCKVSGLITEADHARWTIADIRPVWDVLLSSFGPDRLMFGSDWPVANLAGGWNRWAATVDELVTGWSETDTTAFLAGTATAFYGLPHADGGSAGPP from the coding sequence GTGAACGCACCCGTGCTCGTCGACGCCCACCACCACCTGTGGGACCTCGCCCGGCGTCCGCAGCCCTGGCTCGACGACCCCGGCATGGCGCCGATCCGCCGCACGTTCACCGCCGACGACCTGCGCGGCGCCGCCACCCGCCCCGTCGCGGGCCGGCGGCTGCGCGCCACGGTGGCCGTCCAGTGCGTCGCGGACGTCGACGAGACACGGGACCTGCTCGCGCTCGCCGAGCGGGAGCCGTTGATCGGGGCCGTGGTCGGCTGGGCCGACCTCACGTCCCCGGCGGTCGGTGACGTCCTCGACGAGCTGATCGCCGGGCCGGGCGGCGGCCGGCTGCGTTCCCTGCGGCACCTCGTCCAGGGCGAGAGCGACCCCCGGTGGCTGCAACGCCCTGACGTGGAGCGCGGGTTGAGGGCGCTGGAGCGGCGCGGGCTGGGGTACGACGTCCTCGTGCGCGACCACCAGCTCGATCAGGCGGTCCTGCTCGCGGAGCGGTTCCCCGATCTGCCGCAGGTGCTCGACCACGCGGGCAAGCCGGCCGTCGCCCGGCGCGACCTCGCGGACTGGGAGCGGCGGATCCGGCTGCTGGCCGGGCACCCGCATGTGGTGTGCAAGGTGTCCGGGCTGATCACCGAGGCCGACCACGCGCGCTGGACCATCGCCGACATCCGCCCCGTCTGGGACGTGCTGCTCTCCTCCTTCGGCCCCGACCGGCTGATGTTCGGTTCGGACTGGCCCGTCGCGAACCTGGCGGGCGGCTGGAACCGGTGGGCCGCCACCGTCGACGAACTCGTCACCGGCTGGAGCGAGACCGACACCACCGCGTTCCTCGCCGGCACCGCGACGGCGTTCTACGGCCTTCCCCACGCCGACGGGGGAAGCGCCGGACCACCATGA
- the larC gene encoding nickel pincer cofactor biosynthesis protein LarC has product MICWINPFTGLAGDMLLAALIDAGAPLDRVRASIAATGLTGWDLTADRVTDHGLTATSVHVRVTDPHTERRAAEVIALASRAAPDPVAALAVGALTAVAEAEGRLHGADPGTVHLHELGGHDTLVDVVGTAAALHALGVTDVVSAPLPLGPGRIDAAHGVLPCPAPATLALLAGAVVTGTDLPGETVTPTAAALLHATRARYGPPPPMSLGRTGYGAGTRRLPDRPNVTAVTLGEAAHAGDQDVVVLETNLDDVTGEVLGHTISRALAAGALDAWATPAVMKKGRPAQILHVLTTPEHEQALRHLVLAETGTLGVRRLTATRTVLPRRFETVDVDGHPVRIKHGPHRAKPEHDDLVAAANRLGLPLREVADRALRIGGQPEQPQSKEADGD; this is encoded by the coding sequence GTGATCTGCTGGATCAACCCCTTCACCGGCCTCGCCGGAGACATGCTGCTGGCCGCGCTCATCGACGCCGGAGCACCCCTGGACCGCGTCCGCGCCTCGATCGCCGCGACCGGCCTGACCGGCTGGGACCTCACCGCCGACCGCGTCACCGACCACGGCCTCACCGCGACCAGCGTCCACGTCCGCGTCACCGACCCCCACACCGAGCGCCGCGCCGCCGAGGTGATCGCCCTCGCCTCCCGGGCCGCCCCCGACCCCGTCGCCGCCCTCGCCGTCGGCGCGCTGACCGCCGTCGCCGAGGCGGAGGGCCGGCTGCACGGCGCCGACCCCGGCACCGTCCACCTCCACGAACTCGGCGGCCACGACACCCTCGTCGACGTCGTCGGCACCGCCGCCGCCCTGCACGCCCTCGGCGTCACCGACGTCGTCAGCGCACCCCTGCCGCTCGGCCCGGGACGGATCGACGCCGCGCACGGCGTCCTGCCCTGCCCCGCCCCCGCGACCCTCGCGCTGCTGGCCGGCGCCGTCGTCACCGGCACCGACCTGCCCGGCGAGACGGTCACCCCGACCGCCGCCGCGCTCCTGCACGCCACCCGCGCCCGGTACGGGCCGCCCCCGCCCATGTCCCTCGGCCGCACGGGCTACGGCGCCGGCACCCGCCGCCTGCCCGACCGGCCCAACGTCACCGCCGTCACCCTCGGCGAGGCGGCCCACGCCGGGGACCAGGACGTCGTCGTCCTGGAGACCAACCTCGACGACGTCACCGGCGAAGTCCTCGGCCACACCATCAGCCGCGCCCTGGCGGCCGGGGCCCTCGACGCCTGGGCCACGCCCGCCGTGATGAAGAAGGGCCGCCCCGCCCAGATCCTGCACGTCCTCACCACCCCCGAGCACGAACAGGCCCTGCGCCACCTCGTCCTCGCCGAGACCGGTACCCTCGGCGTCCGCCGCCTCACCGCGACCCGCACCGTGCTGCCGCGCCGGTTCGAGACCGTCGACGTCGACGGGCACCCCGTCCGGATCAAACACGGACCCCACCGGGCCAAGCCCGAGCACGACGACCTGGTGGCCGCCGCGAACCGGCTGGGGCTGCCGCTGCGGGAGGTGGCCGACCGGGCGCTGCGGATCGGCGGACAGCCGGAGCAGCCTCAGTCGAAGGAAGCCGATGGAGACTGA
- a CDS encoding carbohydrate ABC transporter permease, translating to MPTETRRRGGPPRHLASRLLVGSVLAAFVVFFVLPVLWLLLAATKTDQQLVHDSPLSFGSWDALSANWQALTAFQDDIVLVWLRNSAVYSVLALVITLCLAVPAGYALAMTEFRGRRALLVATLVVMLMPNATLVVPLFLELNAVRLIGTMWSVVLPYAFYPFGVYLTYIYFSTAVPRDLLAAARIDGCSEFGVFRHVALPLATPVVALVGFFSFVANWTNYFLPYVMLPESEQMPIQVGVGSLLSNVPSFNPTAGSLAVERPQLALATLVAITPVLVVFLFAQRFLVSGMLAGATKE from the coding sequence ATGCCGACTGAGACCCGGCGGCGCGGGGGGCCGCCGCGGCACCTGGCGTCCCGGCTGCTGGTCGGCTCGGTGCTCGCCGCGTTCGTGGTGTTCTTCGTGCTGCCCGTGCTGTGGCTGCTGCTCGCGGCGACCAAGACCGACCAGCAGCTCGTCCACGACAGCCCGCTGTCCTTCGGCTCCTGGGACGCGCTGAGCGCCAACTGGCAGGCGCTCACGGCCTTCCAGGACGACATCGTCCTGGTGTGGCTGCGCAACTCGGCCGTCTACTCCGTGCTCGCCCTGGTCATCACGCTGTGCCTGGCCGTCCCGGCGGGGTACGCGCTGGCGATGACCGAGTTCCGGGGCCGGCGGGCGCTGCTGGTCGCGACGCTGGTCGTGATGCTGATGCCGAACGCCACGCTGGTGGTGCCGCTGTTCCTGGAGCTGAACGCGGTGCGGCTGATCGGCACGATGTGGTCGGTCGTACTGCCGTACGCGTTCTACCCGTTCGGGGTGTACCTGACGTATATCTACTTCAGCACCGCCGTGCCCAGGGACCTCCTGGCAGCGGCGCGGATCGACGGCTGCTCGGAGTTCGGGGTGTTCCGTCACGTGGCCCTGCCGCTGGCGACCCCTGTCGTCGCGCTGGTCGGGTTCTTCAGCTTCGTCGCCAACTGGACCAACTACTTCCTGCCGTACGTGATGCTCCCCGAGAGCGAGCAGATGCCGATCCAGGTGGGTGTCGGCAGTCTGCTCAGCAACGTGCCGTCGTTCAACCCGACGGCGGGCTCCCTCGCCGTCGAGCGCCCGCAACTGGCGCTGGCGACGCTGGTCGCCATCACGCCGGTGCTCGTCGTGTTCCTGTTCGCACAGCGCTTCCTGGTCAGTGGAATGCTCGCCGGCGCCACCAAGGAGTAA
- the larE gene encoding ATP-dependent sacrificial sulfur transferase LarE, whose translation METEPQERRLLDRMGAIGPVAVAYSGGVDSALVLAAAVRALGAERVVAVTAVSESLAAGELPRAARLAESLGVLHLTPRTGELSRPGYRANGRDRCYFCKSEVLDTIMALARAHGYGQVATGTNADDARDPHRPGIRAGHERGVHTPLLDTGLDKAAVRRISRAWALPTWDKPATPCLASRIRYGIEVTPHRLARVDRAETAVRALLADAGLAVTDLRVRDLGDTVRLEVDPALVDRVAAHPGIPRAMTGAGFDGVPHRVEAFRSGRLNE comes from the coding sequence ATGGAGACTGAACCTCAGGAGCGGCGCCTGCTCGACCGCATGGGCGCGATCGGGCCGGTCGCCGTCGCCTACTCGGGCGGCGTCGACTCCGCGCTCGTCCTCGCCGCCGCCGTCCGTGCCCTCGGGGCGGAGCGGGTCGTGGCCGTCACCGCCGTGTCCGAGAGCCTGGCGGCGGGCGAACTGCCCCGGGCCGCGCGGCTCGCCGAGAGCCTGGGCGTGCTCCACCTGACCCCGCGCACCGGGGAACTGTCCCGCCCCGGCTACCGGGCCAACGGGCGCGATCGCTGCTACTTCTGCAAGTCCGAGGTCCTGGACACCATCATGGCCCTCGCCCGCGCGCACGGCTACGGCCAGGTCGCCACCGGGACCAACGCGGACGACGCCCGCGACCCCCACCGCCCCGGCATCCGGGCCGGTCACGAGCGCGGCGTCCACACCCCGCTCCTCGACACCGGCCTCGACAAGGCGGCCGTCCGCCGGATCAGCAGGGCCTGGGCGCTGCCGACGTGGGACAAGCCCGCGACGCCCTGCCTGGCCAGCCGGATCCGCTACGGCATCGAGGTCACCCCGCACCGGCTCGCCCGCGTCGACCGCGCCGAGACCGCCGTCCGCGCGCTCCTTGCCGACGCCGGTCTGGCCGTCACGGACCTGAGGGTCCGTGACCTGGGGGACACCGTCCGTCTGGAGGTCGACCCGGCGCTGGTCGACCGCGTCGCCGCGCATCCCGGGATTCCCCGGGCGATGACCGGCGCGGGCTTCGACGGGGTGCCGCACCGGGTGGAAGCGTTCCGGTCGGGGCGGCTGAACGAGTAG